In Paenibacillus sp. FSL R7-0345, a single window of DNA contains:
- a CDS encoding rhomboid family intramembrane serine protease yields the protein MIFIRYENWKSYLRYYPVTVVLLLANLLMFIVVSLNGGSTNLDTLVKFGAVVDNGPEKEELWRYFAAIFLHNGFSHLFFNSFSLLVFAPPLERLLGWWRYALLYIMGGFLANVLSVALGQTPEAYTATVSVGASGAIYAIYGAFLYIAVLQRGMMDEGSRKTLYGLLVMGIVMSFVTPYVNWIAHLGGLAAGFFLYGLIIRLLKRRRR from the coding sequence ATGATATTCATACGTTACGAAAACTGGAAAAGCTATTTGCGGTATTATCCCGTAACCGTTGTTCTTCTGCTGGCCAACCTGTTAATGTTTATCGTTGTGTCGCTGAACGGCGGTTCAACCAATCTGGATACGCTGGTGAAATTTGGTGCTGTCGTCGATAACGGGCCGGAAAAGGAAGAGCTATGGCGTTATTTTGCCGCTATTTTTTTACATAACGGATTTTCGCATCTGTTCTTTAACAGCTTCTCGCTGCTGGTATTTGCCCCGCCGCTGGAGCGGCTACTGGGCTGGTGGAGATATGCGCTTTTGTACATTATGGGCGGGTTCCTGGCCAATGTCCTCTCGGTTGCACTCGGGCAGACGCCTGAAGCTTATACGGCAACCGTATCTGTAGGCGCCTCAGGCGCAATATACGCTATTTATGGTGCGTTTCTATATATAGCCGTCCTGCAGAGGGGTATGATGGATGAGGGCTCACGCAAGACGCTGTACGGGCTGCTGGTAATGGGGATTGTTATGTCATTTGTTACGCCATATGTTAATTGGATAGCTCATCTGGGTGGCCTTGCCGCCGGATTTTTCCTGTATGGGCTGATTATCCGTTTACTAAAAAGAAGAAGGCGATAG
- a CDS encoding LysR family transcriptional regulator, whose amino-acid sequence MELRQLQYFLKVAQKEHVTKAAEELHVAQSAVSRQIHQLEQELGVDLFMQKGRNLQLTPVGQLFCKRVETLLKDLERSVAEVHEFLDPELGEIRIGFPHSLGTHLIPSIVAEFRRLYPNVRFRFKQGTYASLIKDVLSGEVDLAFISPFPENDGHVAGDIVMTEELFAILPQHHPLAGEEVIRLEQLRDEKFVLFSQGYSLRPIVWQACIQAGFKPKIAFEGGETDTIRGLVAAGMGVSLLPETALYQTNPMQPAQVRVVEPAVTRTVGIIHRSDGKLPLVARSFRTFLLTYFKDKNNKNPEA is encoded by the coding sequence GTGGAACTTAGACAGCTGCAGTATTTTCTGAAGGTTGCCCAAAAAGAGCATGTAACCAAGGCGGCGGAAGAGCTGCATGTAGCCCAGTCTGCTGTAAGCCGCCAGATTCATCAGCTGGAGCAGGAGCTTGGGGTTGATTTGTTTATGCAAAAAGGCCGTAATCTGCAGCTTACCCCGGTAGGTCAGCTGTTTTGCAAGCGTGTAGAGACGCTGTTGAAGGATCTGGAACGTTCTGTGGCGGAGGTGCATGAATTTCTTGATCCGGAGCTGGGTGAGATCCGGATCGGCTTTCCGCATAGTCTGGGTACACATCTGATTCCCTCCATTGTTGCAGAGTTCCGCCGGCTTTATCCAAATGTCAGATTCCGCTTTAAGCAGGGGACTTACGCGTCGCTTATCAAGGATGTATTGTCGGGTGAGGTGGATCTGGCATTCATTTCCCCTTTCCCGGAAAATGACGGACATGTTGCCGGGGATATTGTGATGACCGAGGAGCTGTTCGCCATTCTGCCGCAGCACCATCCGCTGGCCGGGGAAGAAGTAATCCGGCTTGAGCAGCTGCGCGATGAGAAATTTGTTTTGTTCAGTCAGGGATACTCTCTAAGACCGATTGTCTGGCAGGCCTGTATCCAGGCCGGGTTTAAGCCAAAGATCGCCTTTGAAGGCGGGGAGACGGATACGATCCGCGGCCTGGTTGCCGCCGGCATGGGGGTCAGCCTGCTTCCGGAGACGGCCCTGTACCAGACGAATCCGATGCAGCCGGCTCAGGTCAGGGTGGTGGAGCCGGCGGTCACCCGGACGGTGGGCATTATTCACCGCAGTGACGGCAAGCTGCCGCTGGTAGCCAGATCCTTCCGTACCTTTCTGCTGACTTATTTCAAGGACAAAAACAACAAAAACCCGGAAGCCTAA
- a CDS encoding zinc metallopeptidase, which yields MFLLVIVAFLFSLWAQFRVKGTFNKWAKVPNANGLTGYEAARRMLDANGLYDVPIEPVRGALSDHYDPINRVVRLSEPVYYENSISAVSVACHEVGHAIQHKVHYPMLTLRHRMFPVVNFASGVAPFMLLAGFIFSATNLIGLGIIFFSAAVAFQLVTLPVEFNASNRARQVMVEQGFIRNEEERGVAKVLNAAALTYVAAALVSLLELLRLITMFLGNRD from the coding sequence TTTTTATTAGTCATTGTTGCCTTTCTGTTTTCTTTGTGGGCCCAGTTCAGGGTTAAGGGTACTTTTAATAAATGGGCAAAAGTACCGAATGCGAACGGATTGACCGGTTATGAAGCGGCACGGCGCATGCTTGATGCCAACGGACTGTACGACGTTCCTATTGAACCTGTACGCGGAGCATTGTCCGACCACTACGATCCAATTAACCGGGTAGTCCGTCTGTCTGAGCCGGTATATTATGAAAACTCTATTTCTGCCGTCTCTGTTGCCTGCCACGAGGTTGGCCACGCCATTCAGCATAAGGTACACTATCCGATGCTGACGCTCCGCCACCGGATGTTCCCGGTCGTTAACTTTGCTTCAGGCGTCGCACCGTTCATGCTGCTGGCAGGCTTTATTTTCAGCGCAACCAACCTTATCGGCCTCGGAATTATCTTTTTCTCCGCTGCTGTAGCGTTCCAGCTTGTAACCTTGCCGGTTGAGTTCAACGCCAGTAACCGGGCCCGTCAGGTTATGGTTGAGCAGGGCTTCATCCGCAATGAAGAAGAACGCGGTGTAGCCAAAGTACTGAACGCGGCTGCCTTGACTTATGTAGCTGCCGCTCTGGTCTCACTGCTCGAGCTGCTTCGCCTGATCACCATGTTCCTCGGAAACCGCGACTAA